A single region of the Raphanus sativus cultivar WK10039 chromosome 1, ASM80110v3, whole genome shotgun sequence genome encodes:
- the LOC108857560 gene encoding AP2-like ethylene-responsive transcription factor PLT2, producing the protein MNSNNWLAFPISPTHSPLPPHIHSSQTSHFNLGLVNDNMDNPFQNQEWNMINPHGGGGEGGGVPKVADFLGVGKSENHQADHNLVPFNDIHQTNDSDYYFQTNSLLPTVVTCASNTPNNYELQESAHNLQSLTLSMGSTGATAAAAATVKASPDEISADNSSSTTNASGGAIVEATPRRTLETFGQRTSIYRGVTRHRWTGRYEAHLWDNSCRREGQSRKGRQVYLGGYDKEEKAARAYDLAALKYWGPSTTTNFPVTNYEKEVEEMKHMTRQEFVAAIRRKSSGFSRGASMYRGVTRHHQHGRWQARIGRVAGNKDLYLGTFSTEEEAAEAYDIAAIKFRGLNAVTNFEINRYDVKAILESNTLPIGGGAAKRLKEAQALESSRKREEMIALSSNLHQYGAASSSRLQLQPYPLSIQQPFEHLHHQPLLTLQNDNDISQYNTNAHDSYSYIQTQLHLHQQQTNDFLQSSSHSSQLYNAYLQSNPGLLQGFVSDDNNNNTSVLGNNIGIGIGSTSTVGSSAEYEFPTVKVDYDMPPSSVATGYRGWITGVSGQGSNPGGVFTMWNE; encoded by the exons ATGAATTCAAACAACTGGCTTGCCTTTCCTATATCACCAACCCACTCTCCTTTGCCTCCTCACATCCACTCTTCACAAACCTCTCATTTTAACCTGGGCTTGGTCAACGACAATATGGACAACCCTTTTCAAAACCAAG AATGGAATATGATCAATCCACACGGTGGGGGCGGTGAAGGAGGAGGGGTTCCAAAAGTGGCTGATTTCTTAGGAGTTGGCAAATCAGAGAATCATCAAGCCGACCACAACCTCGTACCTTTCAACGACATTCATCAAACCAATGACTCAGATTACTACTTTCAAACCAACAGCTTGTTACCTACCGTTGTTACTTGTGCATCTAACACTCCTAATAACTATGAGCTTCAAGAAAGTGCCCACAACTTACAATCTCTCACTCTTTCCATGGGAAGTACCGGAGCTACTGCTGCAGCAGCAGCCACTGTTAAAGCCTCACCAGACGAGATTAGCGCCGATAATAGTAGTAGCACTACTAACGCAAGTGGAGGAGCCATCGTTGAAGCTACACCGAGAAGGACCTTGGAAACTTTTGGACAGCGAACTTCTATCTATCGTGGCGTTACAAG GCATAGATGGACCGGTAGATACGAAGCTCATCTTTGGGATAATAGTTGCAGAAGAGAAGGACAATCAAGAAAAGGAAGACAAG TCTACTTAG GTGGCTATGACAAAGAAGAGAAAGCAGCAAGAGCATATGATTTAGCTGCACTTAAATATTGGGGCCCCTCTACTACTACCAACTTTCCT GTTACTAACTACGAAAAGGAAGTTGAGGAGATGAAACACATGACGAGACAAGAGTTTGTGGCTGCTATTAGAAG GAAAAGTAGTGGATTCTCACGTGGTGCATCGATGTATCGTGGAGTAACAAGGCATCATCAACATGGAAGATGGCAAGCAAGGATCGGCCGAGTTGCCGGAAACAAAGATCTCTATTTGGGAACTTTCA GCACGGAGGAAGAAGCAGCAGAAGCATACGACATAGCTGCAATAAAGTTTCGAGGTCTAAACGCGGTTACAAACTTTGAGATAAACCGCTACGACGTGAAAGCCATCCTAGAGAGTAACACACTTCCTATAGGAGGTGGTGCGGCTAAACGGCTCAAAGAGGCTCAAGCTCTTGAATCATCAAGAAAACGCGAGGAAATGATAGCCCTAAGCTCAAATCTCCATCAGTATGGTGCAGCCTCGAGCTCTAGGCTTCAGCTTCAACCTTACCCGCTAAGCATTCAACAACCTTTTGAGCATCTTCATCATCAGCCTTTACTTACTCTACAGAACGACAACGATATCTCTCAGTATAATACTAACGCTCACGATTCCTATAGTTACATCCAGACGCAGCTTCATCTTCACCAACAACAAACCAACGATTTCTTGCAGTCTTCTAGTCACAGCTCGCAGCTGTACAATGCTTATCTTCAGAGCAACCCTGGTTTGCTTCAGGGATTTGTCTCTGatgataacaacaacaacacttcAGTTCTTGGAAACAATATTGGGATAGGTATTGGGTCAACCTCGACCGTTGGATCATCTGCTGAGTATGAGTTTCCCACCGTTAAAGTTGATTATGATATGCCTCCTTCAAGTGTTGCCACAGGGTATAGAGGATGGATAACTGGAGTGTCTGGTCAGGGATCGAATCCAGGAGGTGTATTCACAATGTGGAATGAATAA
- the LOC130497730 gene encoding secreted RxLR effector protein 161-like: MEDCRAVVTPSNAQFKLKSLTPEELVEETQLMSSVPYASAVGSLMYGMIGTRPDLAYAVGLVSRFMANPGRCHWSAVKWILRYLKGASDVCLNFKNSDKFEIEGFCDSDYSADLDRRRSISGYVFKVGGNTVSWRSTLQHVVALSTTEAEYMALTEAAREGIWLKIFCSELGFKSESFKLNCDSQSAICLAKNPVHHDRTKHFENKVHFIRDKVEDGSAKVQKIHTSLNPADMLTKSLPRNSFERCLVTLNVTN; the protein is encoded by the coding sequence ATGGAGGATTGCAGGGCTGTTGTAACTCCATCTAATGCACAGTTCAAGCTTAAGAGTTTGACTCCTGAGGAGTTGGTTGAGGAGACACAGTTGATGAGTTCAGTTCCTTATGCAAGTGCAGTGGGAAGTCTGATGTATGGTATGATTGGTACTCGTCCAGATTTAGCGTATGCGGTCGGTTTGGTCAGTAGATTCATGGCAAATCCAGGAAGATGTCATTGGTCTGCGGTTAAGTGGATTTTGAGATATCTTAAGGGAGCTTCAGATGTGTGTCTAAACTTCAAGAATTCAGACAAGTTTGAGATTGAAGGGTTTTGTGATTCAGATTACTCTGCAGATCTTGACAGGAGAAGGTCAATATCGGGTTATGTCTTCAAGGTTGGTGGTAATACTGTGAGTTGGAGGTCTACTCTTCAGCATGTTGTGGCTCTTTCAACTACTGAGGCAGAGTACATGGCACTCACAGAGGCAGCTAGAGAGGGAATTTGGTTGAAGATTTTCTGCAGTGAATTGGGGTTTAAGTCAGAGAGTTTCAAGTTGAATTGTGACTCGCAGAGTGCAATCTGTTTGGCGAAGAATCCAGTTCATCATGACAGGACCAAGCACTTTGAGAATAAAGTGCATTTCATCAGGGACAAGGTGGAGGATGGTTCAGCTAAGGTGCAGAAGATTCATACTTCTCTAAATCCTGCGGATATGTTGACAAAGAGTTTACCACGCAACAGCTTTGAGAGGTGCCTGGTGACACTTAATGTCACCAACTGA